The genomic stretch CAAACGTTTTGAGACTTACAAAGTCGATCCATCCGCAGATCGTGACCAGACAGGTCAGTGTGCAGATGCGGATGCAGCGCTTGTAAGCACGATCCCGATCTGGAGTGAATTTGAGCCAGATTGATCCCAGCAGAGTGATCAGGACGGATATTTCCATCCAGGGGAGATGGAGTTCGGGCAACATTAATTTTCCTCCAGAGAATCAGAGACTGGGGAGACGGATTCAGATTCTCTTTGATCTTCTCCGGAAATCAGATTCGTCCAGCGCGATTCTAAACTGTCACAATAACGAAACAGGCCAACAAAGGGGGTGATGATGAATCGGTTACAAAGCATATCCAGATAGCCTCGTTCCAGTTCAAATCGATACAGTGATACACGATACCGTTCGGGCATAATTCGAACCCACAGTGATGGTTTTTGTGTCAGATGAGCCCCAATCGCATTTTCCAGTGAATGGTAATCGTGAAATAATGACGGCGCTCGCAGCAACTGTAATGTTCTCAGACAGGCGTGCCCGATGATGTGAATCAGCGCGATGTAACGTAAGCCACATCCGATTTCGACGACGATGATGCTCACCTGAGTCAGTGAGGCAAAGGCGAGTGCACTTTTGATATCAGTTTGCACGCGGGCAACGAGAGTACCATAGATCGCGGAGACCAGTCCCAGCAGGATGACTGCCAGGCTGAGTAGCGGGGATAGCTCGAGAATCGGACTGACACGCAACAGCAGATAGGCGCCCAGATGGACGGAAAGTGATCCGTAAAAAACAGCACTCGAGGGCGTGGGGCCTTCCATGGCGCGCGGTAACCATCCGGAAAATGGTACAAGGGCGGATTTTCCCGCTGCCGCGAATAACAGCAGTAGTCCGATAAACAACGCGTGTTGCTCTGAAATCGAAGCCTGCCCATCGGGCCAAGAACCTGTTCCCATCAGTTCGGCGAAGTCACCTGCGCCAGTTAAATGGTGTAACATGATTGCCGCCACCAAAAATGCGGCGTCAGCAATTCTGTAGATCGACCAGATCCGCAGCCCGTTTCGAACGGGGTTGAGGCGTTCGTGAAAAAATGCCACCAGCAGTGCTGAAGAGAGTCC from Gimesia chilikensis encodes the following:
- a CDS encoding proton-conducting transporter transmembrane domain-containing protein, translating into MNSEIAFHFLGVCIVAGPALLLALFGTTSLINKPLGERLIAQATQTVVVMGLFAAIAVLVLMLSLGKRYVPVEMGNWVVLPEQHFHFHLKFIFDRLSIPFCILSFILCGTVGAFASRYLHREPGYNRFFICYALFLLGMIVSSLAGTIETLFFGWELVGLSSALLVAFFHERLNPVRNGLRIWSIYRIADAAFLVAAIMLHHLTGAGDFAELMGTGSWPDGQASISEQHALFIGLLLLFAAAGKSALVPFSGWLPRAMEGPTPSSAVFYGSLSVHLGAYLLLRVSPILELSPLLSLAVILLGLVSAIYGTLVARVQTDIKSALAFASLTQVSIIVVEIGCGLRYIALIHIIGHACLRTLQLLRAPSLFHDYHSLENAIGAHLTQKPSLWVRIMPERYRVSLYRFELERGYLDMLCNRFIITPFVGLFRYCDSLESRWTNLISGEDQRESESVSPVSDSLEEN